Proteins from a single region of Styela clava chromosome 1, kaStyClav1.hap1.2, whole genome shotgun sequence:
- the LOC120348316 gene encoding guanine nucleotide-binding protein G(o) subunit alpha-like translates to MALHMKINGWEKLRQHKIRRFNGASPSTFKLPVLGARGSGAKELGKSLRTLYGDYAEKHQFGIESESDAVPYKQLVRGIAIDTMLSLVNEVKESGVVYSNPERVTDVTTVKTQKPGKDIPRAVWLAFKRLWNDPIFGEAAMSKSCHDKYEDAEYYFNSIDRLRSAKYIPSSDDIKLCRFKLNGVSETPMRKNLWLLEVEPIETKKQAEKILQFFGSNTVVIYCVDISSYDQFEDDGKTNKLLKTLEHFQYVANHDVTKTVYMLTIFTNKEEFETKLARVPLKTCFRHYKGSNSVEEAMAFIRKKFQVQSLKRRGYCSFFIAGDRLRTHEDVENMKKVLLFCASYLQAVAYKLV, encoded by the coding sequence ATGGCACTACACATGAAAATAAATGGTTGGGAAAAATTAAGACAACATAAGATTAGAAGATTTAATGGAGCTTCCCCTAGCACATTCAAACTACCAGTACTGGGAGCTAGAGGATCTGGAGCGAAAGAACTTGGTAAAAGTCTTCGCACATTATACGGAGATTATGCTGAAAAACATCAATTTGGCATAGAGAGCGAATCAGATGCTGTACCGTATAAACAACTAGTAAGAGGTATTGCCATTGACACAATGTTATCTTTGGTAAATGAAGTCAAGGAATCAGGAGTTGTGTATTCCAATCCCGAAAGAGTTACTGATGTAACGACAGTCAAAACGCAAAAACCTGGTAAAGACATACCAAGGGCGGTATGGTTGGCTTTCAAACGATTGTGGAACGATCCAATTTTCGGAGAAGCTGCCATGAGTAAATCATGCCACGATAAATATGAAGATGCTGAGTATTACTTTAACAGCATTGACAGATTACGGTCAGCAAAGTACATTCCATCATCAGACGATATCAAACTTTGTCGATTTAAACTAAATGGTGTTTCTGAAACTCCTATGCGAAAAAATTTATGGTTACTAGAAGTCGAACCGATCGAAACTAAAAAACAAGCTGAAAAAATACTACAGTTCTTTGGAAGCAATACAGTGGTAATATATTGTGTTGATATTTCTTCATATGATCAATTTGAAGATGATGGAAAAACGAATAAACTTCTAAAAACATTGGAACATTTTCAATATGTCGCTAATCATGACGTTACAAAAACAGTTTACATGCTTACAATTTTCACAAATAAAGAGGAATTTGAAACTAAACTTGCCCGAGTTCCTCTCAAAACTTGTTTTCGTCATTATAAAGGATCCAATAGCGTGGAGGAAGCAATGGCTttcattagaaaaaaatttcaagtgcAGTCATTAAAACGACGAGGTTACTGTTCGTTTTTTATTGCTGGAGATCGCCTCAGAACTCATGAAgacgttgaaaatatgaaaaaggttCTGCTGTTCTGTGCTTCCTATCTTCAAGCCGTAGCCTATAAATTAGTATGA
- the LOC120341088 gene encoding lectin-like codes for MKLIIFVTLCQCLINLSFAGDGYCYTKWMNGRWVSVGDCDNPSAEDVLKKLRENVAKKEEIKTWYRASNGLYYKLFNDPVTYATAKSNCQNRGGDLASVGIRNPTVFNGEILPMIKSVEVDTWIGLDDIQQEGAFVWADGVTLSDQDSFWSTDQPDDHKNQEDCVHLSHLKKWKFNDNHCSTSNRYICEIKLN; via the exons ATGAAGCTTATTATTTTCGTAACTCTTTGTCAATGCTTGATCAATTTGTCGTTTGCTGGAG ATGGATACTGCTATACAAAATGGATGAATGGACGTTGGGTTTCTGTTGGAGATTGTGACAATCCAAGCGCCGAAG ATGTTCTGAAGAAATTAAGAGAGAATGTTGCGAAAAAAGAAg AAATCAAGACCTGGTACAGAGCAAGTAACGGACTCTACTACAAACTGTTCAACGATCCAGTCACGTATGCAACAGCTAAGTCAAATTGTCAGAATCGAGGAGGAGACTTGGCTTCTGTTGGCATCAGAAATCCTACTGTTTTTAACGG tgAAATACTTCCAATGATAAAATCAGTGGAAGTTGATACCTGGATAGGTTTGGATGACATTCAACAGGAAGGAGCATTTGTCTGGGCTGATGGAGTCACTTTGTCCGATCAAGATTCTTTTTGGAGTACTGATCAACCGGACGATCATAAAAACCAAGAAGATTGCGTACATCTATCTCACCTTAAGAAATGGAAATTTAACGATAATCATTGTTCAACAAGTAATAGATATATTTGCGAAATAAAACTTAATTGA
- the LOC120344312 gene encoding lectin-like — translation MKLIIFVTLCQCLFNLSFAGEDGYCFTKWKNGRWVSVGDCDNPSAEDFLKKLRANVARKEVKTWTRASNGLYYKLFSDPATYATAKSNCQNRGGDLASVVIRNSTVFNGEILPMIKLGDIDTWIGLDDLQHEGRFIWADGEILPDQYSYWGTDQPDNHENQEDCAQLHKGLSWKINDVPCTDTYSYICEIKLA, via the exons ATGAAGCTTATTATTTTCGTAACTCTTTGTCAATGCTTATTCAATTTGTCGTTTGCTGGGGAAG ATGGATACTGCTTTACAAAATGGAAGAATGGACGTTGGGTTTCTGTTGGAGATTGTGACAATCCTAGTGCCGAAG atTTTCTGAAGAAATTAAGAGCAAATGTTGCCAGAAAAGAAG TCAAGACCTGGACCAGAGCAAGTAACGGACTTTACTACAAACTGTTCAGCGATCCCGCCACATATGCAACAGCTAAGTCAAACTGTCAGAATCGAGGAGGAGATTTGGCTTCTGTTGTCATCAGAAATTCTACTGTTTTTAACgg TGAAATACTTCCGATGATAAAATTAGGAGATATTGATACTTGGATCGGTCTGGATGATCTTCAACACGAAGGAAGATTTATTTGGGCTGATGGCGAAATTTTGCCCGATCAATATTCTTATTGGGGTACTGATCAACCGGACAACCATGAAAACCAAGAAGATTGCGCACAGCTCCACAAGGGGCTAAGCTGGAAGATTAACGATGTTCCATGTACAGATACTTATAGTTATATTTGCGAAATAAAACTGGCTTGA